The Poseidonibacter lekithochrous region CACCTAAGGAAGCTAGTTTTTCTGATTCTATTAATCTTTTTTGAGTTTGTTTGAGATTATCCAAAGACACTTCTAACTCTGTATTAGAATCTTCTAGTTCATTTTTTGTACTCTCTAAATTATTTATTGTCTCTTTTAGACTTAATCTCATACTATCTATATTTGAAGATAAAATATCTAGTTCATTATTTTCTTTTAATTGTAATTGACTATCTAAATCCCCATTTTTTATTTTACTTATATAGGTGATGATTTTATTAAGAGGGCTTAAAATATTGTTGTTTATTAAAAGATACACCATAGCTAATAAAATAATTAGAAATGCACAAATAATAAAAGTGGTATTCAATGTATTTTTCTTATTTGCAAGAACCATATCTTCTATAGAAACAACCATTTCTAGAATTCCACCCACATCATTTAATTTCCAATCACGTTTAGGAGAACTCTCGATTGCATTATGACAAGACACACATGAAGGGGTTGAAAATATATCAGGGATAGCAACTCGTACACTATCTTTACCTTTATAAATTTCTCTTTTATAAAAGACCTCATTTCTATTTTCTTCTAAAAAGGGAATAGAGTCTTTCTCAAAGTCATCTAATACTCTCCGTTCTCTAATAGGAAAAGGGTAATTACTATAGAACTTAACATATGTTCCTGAGTTTTGTTTATTTATATAAGTACTTAGTTCTTGCATCATAGTAGCGGGTAAAGGAACCATACCTTCTTTTCTTTGGGCAAAAATATCAATTTTAGCATTTGAGTATTTTGAGAGGACACTTACAATTTCATGATTATAATATTGTCTTAGATATTTATATTGAATAAGACTATTTTTAGAGTGACTTACCGTAGCAGAAACAATATTAGTTTCATTTTTTACAATCAAGAAATTGTAAATTATTATGGACATAACAACAGTAATGATTAAAATTGGAAGAAGTAATTGTTTTTTAATACTTTTTTTAGTCAAAGTCTTCATACTATTCTTCCTTTTCTAAACCTTGTATTAATTATAGCAAAGAACTTATCAACATATATTATAAAATAAAGAGAAAATAAATTCTCTTTATTTTTGTAAAAATTATATTAGTTTATTTAAAGTCTCTTCATTATTAATTTCTTGAGCAATCCAAGGTGAAAGAACTAGATTTGAAGATAAATCATTTTTAATTTCATTTATATATTTTAATTCATTTAAACCTTTTTGACATAAAAGATTATTTGAACTATTTGTAAGTGCAAAACTTCTATTTACAACCCAAGAAAAAGGAGTAATCCCAGCTCTTTTTAGATCATCTTGTAAATCTTTTGCTTCATGAGTAGGAGTAGCTTCAGCAAGAGATACTAATAAAATCTTAGTAAATTTATTATCTTTAATTCTAGGAATTAATGATGTTAATTCATCCCCAATTTCATTATTAGAATTTTTTAGAACTTCTTTATGATATGCACTTGAAGCATCAAGTAAAAGTAAAGTATGTCCAGTTGGAGCAGTATCAAGTACTACAAATCTATCTGTAGCTTTTGCAACTGTTTTAGCAAAGGCTTCAAAAATTGCTATCTCTTCAATACAAGGAGAGCTTAACTCTTCTTTTAATAAAGCCATATCATCAGCACTTAACTTATTCACATTTTTAGAAATCACATCATCAACATGTCTTTTAGTTTCAACTTTTGGGTCAATTTTTTCAATAATTAGATTTTCATTGTCTTGTTGAATATACTCTAAATGTGCCGCTGGATCTGTAGTTGAAAGAGTAACTTTATGCCCTCTTTTAGCTAAAGTTGAAGCAATCATAGAAGCAATAGTAGTTTTACCTACTCCACCTTTTCCCATAGTCATAATCAAACCACTTTTATCAGCTTCAAAAGATTTGATTAAATTTTCCCATGAATTAACTCCATGAAGTGAAATTTCTAAAGCAGAAGATAAAGCCTCTTTTACCCCTTCAAATTCACCTGCAATTTCTTCGTCTACTATACTTCTTAAACTTTTAACGCCAACAACACCATTTGGGTAAAAACCTATTTCTGTGTTATCTATGTTTTGTAGGTTTGAAGAAATTGAAGAAATAGCTTCTTTTGATTTTAAAGAGAAAGCTTTTGAGATTTCATCTTCATCAGTACTTTTAAATACTCCATTTATTACTAAATGTTGATTTTTCATACCTTGTTGTTTTAACTCATCACTTGCATTACTAGCTTCTAAAAGTGATAATTTCTCAGCACGTGAAACTAAAATAAGAAGTGTTTTTTCTTTATCTTTTAAATTCTCAACTACATTATCATATAGTTTCTTATATTCAGAAAGTCCAGATACTGGTCCTAAACAAGAAGATCCAGTTTGATTATCAGCAATAAAATCATTCCAAGCAGAAGGTAATGCTAAAAGTCTTAAAGTATGTCCAGTAGGAGCAGTATCTAAAATAATATGGTCATAAGATGAAACAATATCTTCATCTCCTACATATTTTGAAAACTCATTAAATCCTGCAATCTCAACAGTACAAGCCCCACTTAGTTGCTCTTCCATTTGATTAATAGCTTCAGCAGGTAAAATACCTCTATAAGGCCCTACCATTTTCTCTTTATATTCATTTGCAGCAACAACTGGATTAATATTCATTGCAAATAAGTTATTCACTTTATTTACTTGAACAGGTGTTGATTTTAATTTTGTATTTAATACCTCATCAAGATTTGATGCAGGGTCAGTTGAGATTAATAATACTTTTTTACCTTCATCAGCTAAGGCAACAGATATAGCACATGACATAGATGTTTTACCAACCCCTCCTTTTCCAGTGAAGAAAAGAAATTGAGGTATTTTTGAAAGTAAATTTTTCATATTAGAATTTTGCTACAAAAGAAGCTAGCCCAAGCTTTGAGCTTAATTGTGGAACTGATGGATAATCTTTTGAAAATACAAGTTCATCATCTACAAAAAATAAAGGAAGAGAATCAACACCCTCTTCTTTTAATATTCTAGCAACTTCAGAATTTGCTACATACTCACCAGGTTCAGTAGTAAGTCCAAATCTATTCACTTCAAATTTTGATTTATCAAGTGTATTTAAAAAGTTTGCTAGTTGAACTAATCTTGTATCAACATCTGTACCACATACACCAGTTGGACAACACATAGCTGGGTCATATATTTTTAATATTTTCATTATTTTAAAGCCTCAATAACTTTTGGAAGTAATACTTCTTCAATTTCAGAATATGTATCTTCAAAGGCATCAAAACCTTTTCC contains the following coding sequences:
- a CDS encoding ATP-binding protein, with product MKTLTKKSIKKQLLLPILIITVVMSIIIYNFLIVKNETNIVSATVSHSKNSLIQYKYLRQYYNHEIVSVLSKYSNAKIDIFAQRKEGMVPLPATMMQELSTYINKQNSGTYVKFYSNYPFPIRERRVLDDFEKDSIPFLEENRNEVFYKREIYKGKDSVRVAIPDIFSTPSCVSCHNAIESSPKRDWKLNDVGGILEMVVSIEDMVLANKKNTLNTTFIICAFLIILLAMVYLLINNNILSPLNKIITYISKIKNGDLDSQLQLKENNELDILSSNIDSMRLSLKETINNLESTKNELEDSNTELEVSLDNLKQTQKRLIESEKLASLGGLVAGVAHEVNTPLGVGLTGISHFLKVTDEIKIKYDKDEMTQKDFEDFIEEGLEIGNLIYSNLNRTASLIKSFKKVSVAQTNDEKRSFNLKSYFEETILSLSNILKKTQIEVDILGDDNIRINSYPGVFAQLLTNLIMNSTIHAFCEKKIGKITIECKEKDGYIFIIYKDNGKGIKKENINKIFEPFFTTKRNKGGTGLGLNIVYNLVNLRLFGRIICNSEENNGVEFIIEFKKI
- the arsA gene encoding arsenical pump-driving ATPase, with translation MKNLLSKIPQFLFFTGKGGVGKTSMSCAISVALADEGKKVLLISTDPASNLDEVLNTKLKSTPVQVNKVNNLFAMNINPVVAANEYKEKMVGPYRGILPAEAINQMEEQLSGACTVEIAGFNEFSKYVGDEDIVSSYDHIILDTAPTGHTLRLLALPSAWNDFIADNQTGSSCLGPVSGLSEYKKLYDNVVENLKDKEKTLLILVSRAEKLSLLEASNASDELKQQGMKNQHLVINGVFKSTDEDEISKAFSLKSKEAISSISSNLQNIDNTEIGFYPNGVVGVKSLRSIVDEEIAGEFEGVKEALSSALEISLHGVNSWENLIKSFEADKSGLIMTMGKGGVGKTTIASMIASTLAKRGHKVTLSTTDPAAHLEYIQQDNENLIIEKIDPKVETKRHVDDVISKNVNKLSADDMALLKEELSSPCIEEIAIFEAFAKTVAKATDRFVVLDTAPTGHTLLLLDASSAYHKEVLKNSNNEIGDELTSLIPRIKDNKFTKILLVSLAEATPTHEAKDLQDDLKRAGITPFSWVVNRSFALTNSSNNLLCQKGLNELKYINEIKNDLSSNLVLSPWIAQEINNEETLNKLI
- the arsD gene encoding arsenite efflux transporter metallochaperone ArsD; translated protein: MKILKIYDPAMCCPTGVCGTDVDTRLVQLANFLNTLDKSKFEVNRFGLTTEPGEYVANSEVARILKEEGVDSLPLFFVDDELVFSKDYPSVPQLSSKLGLASFVAKF